One window of the Epinephelus moara isolate mb chromosome 22, YSFRI_EMoa_1.0, whole genome shotgun sequence genome contains the following:
- the gmpr gene encoding GMP reductase 1 has product MPRVDSDLKLDFKDVLFRPKRSSLKSRSEVDLQRTFTFRNSKQTYTGIPIIAANMDTTGTFEMAQVLSKHTLFTAIHKHYSVEDWKNFAANHPECLEHVAASSGSGTADLEKLCAILEAVPALKYICLDVANGYSEYFVEFVKTVREKFPKHTIMAGNVVTGEMVEELILSGADIIKVGIGPGSVCTTRIKTGVGYPQLSAVIECADSAHGLKGHIISDGGCSCPGDVAKAFGAGADFVMMGGMLAGHDQCTGEVIEKNGKKYKLFYGMSSDTAMKKYVGGVAEYRASEGRTVEVPYRGDVENTIRDVLGGLRSTCTYVGAAKLKELSRRTTFIRVTQQSSQMFTS; this is encoded by the exons ATGCCTCGCGTGGACTCAGACCTCAAGCTGGACTTCAAGGATGTGCTCTTCAGACCCAAGAGGAGCAGCCTGAAGAGTCGCTCAGAG GTGGACCTTCAGAGGACCTTCACATTCCGCAACTCCAAACAGACCTACACTGGCATCCCCATTATCGCTGCCAACATGGACACCACAGGGACGTTTGAGATGGCGCAGGTCCTCAGCAAA cACACCCTCTTCACAGCCATCCATAAACACTACTCTGTAGAGGACTGGAAAAACTTTGCTGCTAATCATCCTGAATGCTTAGAG CATGTAGCCGCCAGCTCAGGCAGCGGCACCGCAGATCTGGAGAAGCTGTGTGCCATCTTGGAAGCCGTCCCCGCCCTCAAGTACATCTGTCTGGACGTGGCCAACGGCTACTCTGAGTACTTTGTGGAGTTTGTCAAGACGGTCAGAGAAAAGTTTCCCAAGCACACCATCATG GCTGGTAACGTGGTAACAGGGGAGATGGTGGAGGAGCTCATCCTCTCCGGTGCTGACATCATCAAAGTGGGCATTGGACCAG GGTCTGTGTGCACGACAAGGATCAAGACAGGAGTGGGCTACCCACAGCTCAGTGCTGTAATAGAGTGTGCAGACTCAGCTCATGGACTCAAAGGACACATTATCTCT GATGGTGGCTGCAGTTGCCCAGGAGATGTAGCTAAGGCCTTTG GTGCAGGGGCTGACTTTGTAATGATGGGAGGAATGCTTGCAGGCCACGACCAGTGCACTGGAGAGGTCATCGAGAAGAACGGCAAGAAATATAAACTCTTCTACGGCATGAGCTCCGACACCGCCATGAAGAAATATGTGGGTGGAGTTGCCGAGTACAG gGCGTCTGAGGGGAGGACGGTGGAGGTTCCCTATCGAGGAGATGTTGAGAACACCATCCGCGACGTGCTGGGGGGCCTCCGCTCCACCTGCACCTACGTGGGTGCCGCCAAGCTCAAAGAGCTGAGCAGGAGAACCACCTTCATTCGTGTCACACAACAGTCCAGCCAAATGTTCACTTCGTAG